The genomic interval CAAAAACAGAATCGGCATCTACAATTCGTCCTAAAATTAATTTTGCTTCATTTTCTTTTACTTTTTCTAAAACAAACTCTTTTTTAAACCAAACAGAACCGTTTACATTTCCAAGTTCTCCATCAGCCCAATAACCTGGAATTTTCATTGTTTTCCAATCGGAAATATCGTTTGTGTTTTTCCATTTATTTTGTAAACCCAAATCGGTTTGATTTACTAATTTATGCCAATCTGAACTTACTTTTCGATCATTTTCATCGATTTGTTTTTCGAGTTTCCCGTCTTTAAATTTCAGATATTCTTGATAATAGTCTGGAAACTTTTTAATTCCCTCTTCGTTAATCCAAGATTCAGCTGGAGAACCGCCCAAAGCACTATTTATTAATCCGATTGGAATTTTATACTTTTCGTAAATTTCTGTTGCGAAAAAATAACCAACGCCAGTAAATTGCAAAACGTTGTTTGGATTTGCCGAAATCCATTCGCCTGACGAAAAATCATTTCTTTCTTTTTCAAAATAATATTCATCTGGAACTAAAAATTGTCTAATATTCGAATTCTCCGATTTCGCAATTACATCTTTGTATTTGTCTTTCAATCTATCCATCGGAAGTTCCATATTAGATTGTCCAGAACAAAGCCAAACGTCACCGAAAAGAATATTTTTCAGCACAATTATATTGGTTGCTTTTAAAGTCATTTCGTAAGATCCGCCCGCTTTTTGTGACGGAAGCTGAATCGACCATTTTCCTTCTTCAGATGTTGTTGTATTGTACTTTTTTCCTTTAAAATCGAGTTCAATATTTTCATTTGCCGATGCCCAACCCCAAATATTGACTTTGGTATCGCGCTGCAAAATCATTCCGTCGCTTATTAATCTCGGCAATTTTATTTGCGCGCTGACGCTAAAGGTTATTAAAAATGCTAATATTATTTTTTTCATTTTAATACGTTTTTTTTGCCACGTTTTTTTTCGCCGCGAATTTCACGAATTGGCACTAATTCATATTTTGTCTGTAACATTACAATCTCACGAATTTTTTAATTTGTGAAATTAATGACAACTGCAAAAAAATTAGTGCCAATTCGTGAAATTCGTGGCAAAAAAACTACTCGTAACTATATAATTTTATTTTTTGGATTTCGTAATCGCCAACAGAAATTCTTAAATGTCTTCCTTGATGCGTTTGATCTCCGTTGAAATGTCTTATCGTTTTCCAAACTTCATTTTCAAATCTACCTTGATCGGTTTTTAAAATTCCAGCATTTAGATTTTCTTTTAAAGTTTTAAAAGTCACCACAATTCCGGAACCTGCAATATAAAATTCATCTTTAGCAATTTCAATAATAATCGCGCTTGACATTGGCCAAACCTCAGCTTTTGCTCCATCCGACCAATTTAAAGTATAATCATGTTTGAAAGTGAATTCGTAATTGCCCATTTTTATGATTTCCGTATTATTTTCTTTGTCTAAAAGAACGCCGTCGATTTTTCCTTGTCCTTTATATGATTCAATTGTTGGTGTTAATTGTTTTATCAAATCATAGATTTTGCCCAAAGGTTCTTTTTTTGCATCGGTAACAGATTCAATAGAAAATGGCGAAAAACCAATTGCTTCGTAATGACCAATTGCATACAAACCTTTAAATGGCGCGGTTTCATCAAAACGATGTTCGGGAATAAAAAGCGGATCGCCTTGACGCGTAAATAAATCATTCCATTGTTTGAAAGACGGATTGTAAAAATCTGGCGCTAAAAAATCTACAGCATTTCCCGCGGCTTTCCAAACATCCATAAGATGCGGTAACGGACCTGCGCTAGGATATTGTCCAGGCTTTTTTTCGGGTGCATTTAGTGCTGCATTTACAAACATTGGAATTGGATAAATGTCTTTTCCTGCTTTTGCAATTTTGTTTGTGAATTCTGAAAAATACCAAGCCATGAAAATTTCATCTGTATGAAGTCCTTTTCCAAAAACTTCTTCCCAGTTTCCTGATGTTTTAAATCCGTTTTTCTTCCATATTTCTAAAAATTCTGGAACCAAT from Flavobacterium sp. YJ01 carries:
- a CDS encoding DUF5597 domain-containing protein; protein product: MFHILKKSFLLIALFLMHFGFSQNIPHLQKKGNKTQLIVNQKPFLIRGGELGNSSATSMESMETIWQKLVDMNLNTVLTPIYWELIEPEEGKFEFQLVDDLILRARKENLKLVFLWFGSWKNSMSSHAPAWVKLNQKKYPRVKDDKNKSHEIVTPFSENNLQADLNAFKKLINHIKEFDQKEQTVIMIQVENEIGMLPTARDYHPLANEAFKKEVPKELLQYLQKNKEKLVPEFLEIWKKNGFKTSGNWEEVFGKGLHTDEIFMAWYFSEFTNKIAKAGKDIYPIPMFVNAALNAPEKKPGQYPSAGPLPHLMDVWKAAGNAVDFLAPDFYNPSFKQWNDLFTRQGDPLFIPEHRFDETAPFKGLYAIGHYEAIGFSPFSIESVTDAKKEPLGKIYDLIKQLTPTIESYKGQGKIDGVLLDKENNTEIIKMGNYEFTFKHDYTLNWSDGAKAEVWPMSSAIIIEIAKDEFYIAGSGIVVTFKTLKENLNAGILKTDQGRFENEVWKTIRHFNGDQTHQGRHLRISVGDYEIQKIKLYSYE